A stretch of the Solanum dulcamara chromosome 6, daSolDulc1.2, whole genome shotgun sequence genome encodes the following:
- the LOC129892873 gene encoding uncharacterized protein LOC129892873: MDRILELKSSTESIKRTMLMHEDIFKQQVKELHKLYNHQRKLMLDVKYEMSKIEDPRHKSMINYNMSTWQQRRREIGFNSTINVYGLVNDQQWETSGSCSGENSKTMLIPNRGLNNLEMAQRSSTSNYEDEIHRSDEETEVELTLSIGPTNSKKRLKSRKEKEMNVSTSPKIEDATSSATFNKESAPQAYWFSQDLSLNRT; encoded by the exons ATGGATAGGATTCTTGAATTGAAGAGTAGTACAGAGTCCATCAAGAGGACAATGCTCATGCATGAGGACATTTTCAAGCAACAG GTAAAAGAGCTCCACAAACTATATAATCATCAAAGGAAACTGATGCTGGATGTGAAGTATGAGATGTCAAAGATAGAGGATCCAAGACACAAGTCTATGATCAATTACAACATGTCTACTTGGCAGCAGCGTAGAAGAGAAATAGGGTTTAATAGTACTATTAATGTTTATGGTTTAGTAAATGATCAACAATGGGAAACAAGTGGTAGTTGCTCAGGTGAGAACTCAAAAACAATGTTAATACCAAATAGAGGATTGAATAATCTTGAAATGGCACAAAGAAGTTCAACTAGTAATTATGAGGATGAGATTCATAGAAGTGATGAGGAAACAGAAGTGGAGCTAACACTAAGCATTGGACCTACCAATAGTAAAAAGAGGTTGAAAAGTCGTAAAGAAAAGGAGATGAATGTTTCTACTTCACCCAAGATTGAAGATGCTACTTCAAGTGCTACATTCAACAAAGAAAGTGCCCCTCAAGCTTATTGGTTTTCCCAAGATCTTAGTTTAAATAGGACATAG